The Pseudosulfitobacter pseudonitzschiae genome includes a region encoding these proteins:
- a CDS encoding nucleotide sugar dehydrogenase, whose product MTDATPTGSAQSGRIAILGLGYVGLPLALALARAGFDVLGLDTDPDMVTALSAGHDPNGEVADASLADTTARFSSDAADLKGARNFIIAVPTPITDAKTPDLGPVLGACATIAPHLTDGALVVLESTVYPGVTEEVCGPALAAGSGLTVGTQIKLGYSPERVNPGDAEHSMENVVKIIAAQDAETLDRLDLIYGPVVKAGLHRASSIATAEAAKVIENTQRDLNIALVNEFALIFNRLGLDTLEVLEAAGTKWNFLPFRPGLVGGHCIGVDPYYLTYKAQQVGYHPEVILAGRRINDHMGAHVAQTLIKTMLGRGNRVQGARVLVMGYTFKENCADTRNTRVADIVAELQDYSVQVDVHEPWVDADLMRARHGVDTVTDPEQGAYDAIIVAVGHREFVALGADGIRAFGKPGALVYDIKGVFGRTGSDLRL is encoded by the coding sequence ATGACAGACGCCACCCCGACCGGTTCCGCCCAGAGCGGACGTATCGCTATTCTCGGGCTGGGCTACGTCGGCCTGCCGCTGGCACTGGCACTGGCGCGTGCAGGTTTTGACGTGTTGGGACTGGACACCGATCCCGATATGGTGACCGCCCTCAGCGCGGGGCACGACCCGAACGGCGAGGTTGCGGACGCATCTCTGGCCGACACCACCGCGCGGTTCAGTTCCGACGCAGCCGACCTGAAGGGCGCGCGCAACTTCATCATCGCCGTCCCCACCCCGATTACCGACGCCAAAACCCCCGATCTGGGGCCTGTCTTGGGCGCCTGCGCCACCATCGCGCCGCATCTGACCGACGGTGCCCTGGTCGTGCTGGAAAGCACCGTCTATCCGGGCGTGACCGAAGAGGTCTGCGGCCCCGCACTGGCGGCGGGCAGCGGTCTGACCGTCGGCACCCAGATCAAACTTGGCTACAGCCCCGAGCGGGTGAACCCCGGCGACGCCGAACATTCGATGGAAAACGTGGTCAAGATCATTGCCGCCCAAGACGCAGAAACGCTGGACCGTCTGGACCTGATCTATGGTCCCGTGGTCAAGGCGGGCCTGCACCGTGCATCCTCGATCGCCACTGCCGAGGCGGCCAAGGTGATCGAGAACACACAGCGCGACCTGAACATTGCACTGGTCAACGAATTTGCGCTGATCTTCAACCGGCTGGGTCTGGACACGCTGGAAGTGCTGGAAGCGGCGGGCACCAAGTGGAATTTTCTGCCCTTCCGCCCCGGTCTGGTGGGCGGGCACTGTATCGGTGTCGATCCCTACTATCTGACCTACAAGGCGCAGCAAGTGGGCTATCACCCCGAGGTGATCCTTGCCGGTCGGCGAATCAACGACCACATGGGCGCGCATGTGGCCCAGACGCTGATCAAAACCATGCTGGGCCGTGGAAACCGTGTGCAGGGCGCACGGGTGCTGGTCATGGGCTATACGTTCAAGGAGAACTGCGCCGACACCCGCAACACCCGCGTGGCCGACATCGTGGCCGAATTGCAGGACTATTCGGTGCAGGTTGATGTGCATGAACCGTGGGTCGATGCGGACCTCATGCGCGCCCGCCACGGCGTCGACACCGTGACCGACCCCGAGCAAGGTGCCTATGATGCGATCATTGTTGCCGTCGGGCACCGCGAATTCGTCGCTTTGGGCGCTGATGGCATCCGCGCCTTTGGCAAACCGGGTGCGTTGGTCTATGACATCAAAGGGGTGTTTGGCCGGACCGGAAGCGACTTGCGCCTTTAA